In Candidatus Defluviibacterium haderslevense, the following are encoded in one genomic region:
- a CDS encoding fibrobacter succinogenes major paralogous domain-containing protein, which yields MKTASYHLFITLSMFCIFLSCIVRKPLEDECNSFKVTITQEGSDQLVANPENGLGPYEFKWSNGIGNLPRISVLESGVYSVTVTDLTNSCTANESYSFTKASGNGCGSFTAVNDAENNLYDIVTIGTQCWLMSNLNIETGIPKITDPMEWASATTPAWCYYNNDPANGPRYRKLYNWYAVNSGNLCPQGWHIPSMAEWETLFKHLKNDSLASIALRKIDPLWSGTIHASNESGFSALPAGRRQANGSFIFEGTETDFWSSDESSLAGSAKAITLKGSFDGISRIDWGKNHGFSCRCIKN from the coding sequence ATGAAAACAGCATCATATCATTTATTTATTACATTGAGCATGTTTTGTATTTTCTTGTCATGTATTGTTAGAAAGCCGTTAGAAGATGAATGCAACTCCTTCAAAGTAACAATTACCCAGGAAGGTTCAGATCAGTTGGTTGCAAATCCGGAAAATGGTTTGGGACCATACGAGTTTAAATGGTCAAATGGCATTGGCAATTTACCAAGAATAAGTGTACTTGAATCTGGCGTTTATTCTGTAACGGTTACCGACCTTACCAACTCATGCACTGCCAATGAAAGCTACTCATTCACCAAGGCTTCTGGCAATGGTTGCGGTAGTTTTACTGCTGTGAACGACGCAGAAAACAATCTTTATGATATAGTAACCATCGGTACCCAATGCTGGTTAATGTCCAACCTAAATATTGAAACAGGTATTCCAAAAATTACTGATCCAATGGAATGGGCTTCCGCTACAACTCCCGCATGGTGTTATTACAACAATGATCCTGCCAATGGACCCAGATACAGAAAACTCTATAATTGGTATGCTGTAAATTCAGGCAATCTTTGTCCTCAAGGATGGCATATACCAAGTATGGCAGAATGGGAAACGCTTTTTAAACATTTGAAAAATGATTCACTTGCATCCATTGCGCTTAGAAAAATTGATCCATTATGGAGTGGAACCATACATGCAAGCAATGAAAGTGGCTTCAGTGCATTGCCTGCTGGCAGAAGACAAGCCAACGGATCATTTATTTTTGAGGGTACTGAAACAGATTTTTGGTCTTCGGATGAGAGCTCCCTCGCTGGAAGTGCAAAAGCAATAACGCTTAAGGGGAGCTTTGACGGTATCAGTAGAATCGATTGGGGAAAAAATCATGGATTTAGTTGCAGATGTATTAAAAATTGA